From Asterias rubens chromosome 20, eAstRub1.3, whole genome shotgun sequence, one genomic window encodes:
- the LOC117304013 gene encoding methylthioribose kinase-like produces MADNQTDSKVECNVDWERLQKELGNEFCQLECTTEELSGGESNWVFRITSMTGSSVIVKQSMGYFKVVGPELPMTERRNQTEYFTLSLLNQLAPGSVPEPIFFDEDNCYYVMQDLFDYDILRQMFQRHQASLPAIQDVARYIAKLHRGTHKTNVTETSLAKMVEKTKNDAFQGILVYYIFENIHKDENIERQSPALKEIYDLMSKDSVIVTNRARLRDVMETKEECLIHADLHASSILIKGDSAKIIDFEASRVGPAGEDIGHLLSNYMVVYLEHKFYPSKIIRPFILYLRNALRKQ; encoded by the exons atggcagacaATCAGACAGACAGTAAAGTTGAATGCAATGTCGACTGGGAACGTTTGCAAAAGGAATTAGGCAATGAG TTTTGTCAGCTTGAATGCACTACTGAGGAGCTGAGTGGTGGAGAGTCAAACTGGGTATTCAGAATAACATCTATGACTGGATCATCCGTCATCGTTAAGCAATCTATGGGATACTTCAAG GTTGTTGGTCCAGAATTACCGATGACTGAAAGAAGGAATCAAACCGAGTATTTTACGCTGTCTTTACTAAATCAACTCGCTCCAGGATCTGTACCAGAACCAATCTTCTTTGATGAAGATAACTGTTATT ATGTAATGCAAGACCTCTTTGACTACGACATCCTACGACAGATGTTCCAACGACACCAGGCTAGTCTACCCGCTATTCAAGACGTGGCACGGTACATTGCAAAGCTACATCGGGGTACACATAAGACTAATGTGACTGAGACCAGTCTCGCCAAGATGGTGGAGAAGACCAA GAATGATGCATTCCAGGGGATCCTAGTTTactatatttttgaaaacattcaCAAGGATGAAAACATCGAGAGACAGTCACCCGCATTGAAAGAAATATACGATTTAATGAGCAAGGATTCAGTGATCGTTACAAATAGGGCGAGGCTTCGAGATGTCATGGAAACGAAAGAAGAATGTTTGATCCATGCTGACCTTCATGCCAGCTCCATCTTGATAAAAGGAGACTCTGCAAAG ATCATTGATTTTGAGGCGTCAAGAGTTGGCCCAGCGGGTGAAGACATTGGCCATCTACTCTCCAATTACATGGTTGTCTACCTGGAGCATAAGTTCTACCCGTCAAAGATAATCCGACCTTTTATTCTTTACTTGAGGAATGCATTAAGGAAACAG TGA